GCCGCGTCGTTCCAGAAGTTGACGCCCGTGACGCCGGCCGCCGTGTCGCGCGCGGCGTGCGCGTCGACGCTGTTCTCCAGGATGGCGACCGTCGGGCTGGCGGCGAAGGATGCCGTGCGCGCTGCCGTGTAGTTCGGCAGGATCACGTAGGCGTACGACGCGCTCGTCGGTCCGGCGCCGTGGTTCAGCGCCAGGCTGAGGAAGCTGTTCGTCACCGTCGTGGCGGGGCCGCCCGTATTGATCTGCTGCCAGCTGCCGCTGCGGGTCTCGCGCAGGCCGGACAGATTCACGGGGGAGGGGAACCAGTAGCCGATGTCGGCGCCGCTCACGTTGCCGGCCAGGTGCGCCCATTGCACGCTGGTCGTCGTCGCGGACCAGCCGCTCGTCGTCGGCATGGACAGGCCGTTGATGGTCAGTGCGTTGTCGCCGGCCGCGGTCAGCTTGCGGTTCTCGACGATCGTCTCGACCGTGCGGCCGTCCGTGTTCGCGATCCCGGAGCCGAGGGCGATGATCTTATCGCCGAACAGGAACCACGACTTCTTGCCCTGCAAGGTCGATCCCGTGACTTTCGACATCGAGAATTGCAGGCCCGCCGTCGCGTGCAGGTTGTCGATTTCGGAGCCGCCTGCCCAGTTATAGGTGTTCGGGTAGTTGCCGAAGCTGACCGGCGTGCCGCTGCCCGAGCCGTCCGTCGTCGTGCCGGGCAGGCGGGCCTGGTTCACCGTCGGCCAGTAATCGCCGGAGAACTGTTTGAGGTCGTTGTTGTACACATAGGTCATGCCCGCGCCCGTCCACCAGCCTTTGATGTTCTCGCCATTGCCGTATTCGAAGGCCGCTATGCGCGTCGAGAACAGCGACACCATGCTCGAATAGCCCGCATAGCTGTGCAGCGCGCGGTCCATGCTGGCGAAGACGTGCGTCTGGATCTGCTCGGGATCGGGCGTGATGGTGCTGTCCGCGAGGATGCCTTTCAGGTTGGTGATGTCGTAGAGACCGAGGCCCGCGTAGTAGTTGGCGAAAGTCGTGTCGCGCTGCATCCAGTGCTTGACCGTGCTGTTGATGGCGGCGGCGTTCGCGGCCGGCGCGCCTTTCGCGAGGCGCGCCAGCGACACCGTCAGAGAGCGGCCCGCGTCGTGGTCGGTCGATGCCTGGCGCGAGATCGCGCGCCCGCGCACGGCATCCATCACCGCGCCCTGGTAGACCACCGGCTTGTAGCCGTTCGCATACCAGTCGTAGACGTTGCCCGCGTTGGCGTCCGTGACGGCCCATGTCGACCCGTTCAGCAGGTAGTACAGGCGCGCGATGTCGCTCATCAGCACGAGGCCGTAGCTGCCCGTGTAGGCGACGTTCGTGTGCTGGATGAACGAGCCGTCCGCATAAAAGCCGTCGCCGCTGGTCACATAGAGGAGGGCCTGGCTGATGGCGTCACGGCCCTGCGCGATCTTCGTCGCCGACTTGCCGATCACGCCGCGCAGCGCGACGACGGACGCCTTGTCCAGGCGGTTCGCGCCCGTCTCGACGATGGTGGTGCCGGTGCGCTTCGTCGGATCGGGCACGTAGTAATCGATGGCCGCGACATGGTTGGCGATCTGCGTGGCGGAGAGCTGGCCGTACATCAGTACCGTGATGTCGTTCAGCGCCTGCGGAGAGCCGATCTCCCAATCCCACCAGTTGTCGAACTTCGCGATGCCGCTGCCGTAGTGGTTCGCGTTCATCCAGTCCAGCCCCGACAGGATCGCCGCGCCCAGCGACGCGTTCCCCTGCAGCGACGACCCCGTCGTCGAATACGCCAGCGCCATGGCGAGCAGCCGGCTGTAAGTCTGCGTGACCGTCGTCGACTTCGTCCACGTGGCGAGGTCGCTCCACAGATACGTGCGGCCGGATGCCGTCTGCAGCGTGTCCCAATAGCCCTGGGCGGTGCTCGTGATGGTCGCGATCTGCGCGGCGATATCCGGGTCGGCCGTGTTCACGGCGCTGCCGCCCGTCAGCTGCAGGCTCCATTTGGCGCGCAGCGTGTCGTATTCGTCGGTGGTGGCGGCTTCCAGGTGGCCGCCGCCCGACATCGACAGTTGCGCGCCTGTGGAGGCATGCTCCTGCGCGGTGCCGCCGCAGGCGCTCAAGGCAACGGCCAGCAGCAGGAGGGGAATTCGGGTGGGCATGGCGTGGTCTCCATCGTCTGTGTTAACGTTAACGGGATATCGCCATAAAATGATAGCCGAGCAGTACGCGTGCTCGGCCATGAAATTTTTAAATCGGGCGTGGATGTGTTATGGCCTGATACGGACGACTTACTCGTCGAAGTCCTCGGCGAGGTTCTTCCAGCCGCGGCTCTTGGCGAACGGGGCGAATTCCTCGGGCGCCTCGAGCACGATCAGGCGGCTCTCCTGCAGGCCCGGATCGCTGTGGCCGAAGTCCGGTCCCTTGTACCCGACGGCGCGCAGGCGGTCGATGATCTGGCGTACCAGCACGCTATCCTTGTACGCGCCGGGATCGAGCCGGGCCTTGAATTCCACGTACACGTCGATGATTCCGTAGCCCTCGTCGAAAATGCGGATCGCCTTGACGTCGAGGGTACGGCCCTGGCTGTCCTTGACCTGGAATGGGCCGGACAGTTCAATGTCGGAATCGGTAGTCATGGGGGCAGCATACCATTTCACGACTTATTTTTCGCTGGCGTGTCGATTTCGCGCGGCATCGTTCGTCGTCAGGCTGCAGGACCCGTCATCCCATCCACTATTCGACTGAGGACATCATGAACAAGCAGATCATCTTCAACCTGCCGGTCAAGGACCTGGACAAATCCAAAGCCTTCTTTGCCGCGCTGGGCTTCGGCTTCAATCCGGCATACAGCAACGGGAACGCGGCGTTCATGGACGTCGTGGACGGCACGCTCCACGTCATGCTGATGACCGAAGCCTTCTTCAGCTCCTTCACGAACAGGCCCGTCGTGCAGGCGAAGGAGGCGAACGAGGTCATCATCTGCCTGAGCTGCGAGAGCCGGGGCGAAGTCGACAGCCTGATCGCCAAGGCCACCGCCGCCGGCGCCCGCATCCCGCATCCGCCCGAAGATCACGGCTTCATGTACGACCAGGGTTTCGAGGATCTCGACGGCCATTTGTGGAACCTCGTCTGGATGGCGCCCAAGGCTTGAACCGGCGGCAATGGTAGGATAGCGGTCCTGCTACCGTCCGGAGGAATCCATGACCATATTCGCCATGCCCGTATTCGACGCCACCGTCATCTACGAGGGCAAGGAACTGTTCAAGGGGCAGGGGGCCGCGCGCGGCTGGGCCGAGAAGCTCGCCAAGGAAATCGAGAGCCCCGTCACGGTCGAGAAGATCGGCACCGGCTGGGCGCTGTGCGCCCGGCTGGATGGCGTCGATTGCCGCTGGGGCATCCTCGGCCAGCGTCTCAAGCGGCTGGACTGAATGGCCGCGCTGGCGGTGTCGAGGATCCTGCATGCGGGCTACGTGTTCGCATGCGACGGCACGCGCATCGCCTTCGACACCATCTTCGAAAACCCGTTCAGCCGTAACTGCCACGCCTTCCCCGACGTGCGCTTCGACGCGGCGCGCATCCGCCAGCAGCGTTTCGACGCGGTGTTCATCTCGCACTTCCACGACGACCACTGTTCGCTTGAGAGCCTGGACCTGCTGGACCGCGCGACACCGCTGTACATCTACTGCCTGTTCGACGAATTGTTCGACATGGTGCGCCAGCTGGGTTTTACGCGCGTGCACGCGCTGCGCCTGGACGAGGCGGTGGACATCGGCCCGTTCCAGGTCGTGCCGCGCGAACCGATGGATGCCGACGTGGACTCGATGTTCCAGATCCGCGCCGCCGGGCTGAACGTCCTGAACGTGGTCGATTCCTGGATCGACGATGCGGCGCTCGCCCGCCTGGTCGCGGAAAAGCCGTGGGACCTCGTGCTGTGGCCGTTCCAGACGATGCGCGAGATCGAGGTGCTGGCCCCATCGCGCGCCGCGCCCGCGCCGCCCGCGCTGCCGGAGGATGCGCTGGTCCAGCTGCAGGCCCTGGCGCCGCGTTATGTCGTGCCGAGTTCCTGCCAGTTCGCGCTCGAGCCGTGGTCGTGGTACAACCGCGCGTTCTTCCCCATCTCGTATGCGCAGTTCGCGCAGGAGGTCGAGGCCGCGCTGCCGCAGGCGCGGGTGGTGCGCATGAATCCCTCGGCGTCGATGCGCCTGGACGCCGGCGGGCTGCATCCGGCGCCGCCGCTGGACTGGGTCATCCCCGCCGGCGATCAGGACGTCGACTACGTCTACGAAGGCAATGCCGACGCGCCGTCCACGAGCGCGATCGCCCGCCATTTCCCCGCGCTGACGGCAGCACAGTGGACGCGCGTACTGGACTACTGCCGCACCGGCCTGCCGGAGACATACGCCGGCCTTGACGACGCCGGCGAGTATTTCGACACGCCCCGCGTCTGGCAATTGTCGGTCTACGATCACGCGGGCGACGTCACGCGCTTCCGCTACCGCCTGGAGCCGGGCGGCGCGACGCACGGCGGGGACGATGGCGGTCCGCTGGGCTGGACCACCGACATCCCCGCCGCGAAGCTGTACGCGGCGCTGGCGCTGGGCGAGTCGCTGACGTCGATGTACATGAGGATCAACGACGCCGTGTTCGACGCCGGCACGGAGCGCGACCTGGCGGACGCAGACGTCGTCGACGATCCGCTGATCCGCTGCCTGTTCAGCGACAGCTTCGGCGCCTACCAGCGGGCGCAGTTGCGGCGCCTGCTCGCCCTTACAGACTGAAACGTCTCTTACGGCGGCATCGACAGCTTGTCCTGGCTCTGGCCGACACACTGTGCTCATGCGTACAGATCGCCGCCATCCGCGCGTTGACCGCCGCGTCGGCGTCCGCATTCGCCCAAAGCGCAGAATATCGCCGTGGTTACGACGACGGCTACGCCGCCGGCCAGCGCGATGCGCGCGGCGAGGGTGGCCCGCATCGCGGCTGGAGCCGTGTATTCATCGAAGACGCGGAATACGGCGCGTACGGTGCGACGTGCGATGCACGGCGCGCGGTGCGCAATGAAATCGAGCGCAACAACGGGAATGTCCATGCCGGCAACCAGCTGTGCGGCGATCCGGCATGGGGCGAGGTCAAGCGGTTGCGGATTGTATCGCTGCGGCGACAGCGAGGCCGTGCGGGTGATTGCGCGCGAGAATGAGACGTTGCGGTTGAGCTGCCGCCAATGAGAAACCGATCCGAAGTGGCTTTGATATGTCGCGCTTTCACGCGCCACGTAACACCTCCGATAGGGACATCATACCTGTCGAAGGTGTCGGTCGTGGCGGGGAAAGGCCGCGGCTAGCGTAGAGAGCGGCGCTACGCTAGCCGTACAACAATACGAGAACTTATTTCTTGTGACGCCGAGCCGAAGCAAGGCCCGCGAAACCCAGGCCTATCAGGGCAAGAGATGCAGGCTCTGGAACATTATTGCCGGGGCCGCCGGGAGTAGCTTGTGCGTGGCCATAACGTAAATCGTCGAACGCGACGATGTCGTTTGTGGCATTGAAGATGACACTGGAAATAAGGCTGCCGGAGTCAATAAAGCCGATGAACGCACTGCCTCCATTGGTCGCAGAAGGCACATTAATGGTCTGAGTAGTCGATGAACCATCGGTGTAGACGATCGTCTGCTGCGGTACGAGATCCGTCTGCAAGCCGGTAACGTAAAAGCCGAAAGCGTCGACCGGATTAGAAAAGGTGAATGTCACCGAACCGCCAAACAGGCTCCGGAAGAACGATCCACCTGCAGTCGTGTTGAACCCGCACAAGGCGCCACATCCAGAGTTGTCGGTTGTAGTTCCCCCGGTGATGGAAATAGTGGCCGGCACGGGACTTTCAAAATCCACTGTGTTGAGACTGCCGGCCGCGGCAAGAAACGCTGCCTCGGCAGCCGTTGAATTTACCATTTGCGCGAGCGACGATACATTGTTGTCACCACCGATATATGTAACCGGGGTAGCTTGCGCGGCAAGACAAGCACCCGATAAGATCCCTACTGCAGCAAATTTTGATGCGATGGACATAATGGCTCCTTGAGTTGTAGTAAATTGTTGCAGAGCGTTCCAAAGCATTTTTTGTGCCATGAGGATTTTTATCTAGCGCATCAATAACTTGCAATCGTTCCAGCCTTTTGTATTCGATATCCTGTAAAAATTCCCGACAACGGCAACTATTTTAAATCGATTAAATCCGGATCATCCAAAATAAATAAACTCACAAATTAGATCATTCGACATGGATAAGATCTTTCTGAAATGAATTAATATTGTAAAGCGTATTCTCTGCGCAACATAAATAGAATCAAAGAAATGTCCTGGATAGTGCACAAAGCTCGGAAAGTTACTGCGCTGCCTGGGGCGTCGTGCGCCGGATTCGTTGTTCAGTTGAATGCCACTAATTGCGGTCTCGAATGCGTTGACGGATCGAAAGAATTCCGATTGGAACCATTTTAAAACGACAGTGTGGCGGCCGGCGGATGCAGAACATATCTGGTCGTTATATTTGGCGCAAGTGAAGGTTGCTCTTGTCCAATCTCGGCCATATCGACACGGACTACTGTCGGTCTACTGATTGGATCTTTCGGAAATACCCGACCCCGTCAGCACTCTCAGGACGTTCAGCCGGTTCAAACTCCTGGAACCTGGTAACCAGGGCTTGTGAGTTACCTGGGCCTGCCTTATAGCTCTTATAGCTAGGTGTCAGCATTGGGTCCGCTCCTGGCCCAGGCCGTGTAAAAACGCAGGCCCAGGTAAACGGAACCGGCCCAGTAAACGTTGAGTCAGTATCTCATCAATACGGATGCGACATGAAGCGCTTTATCGAAGGCGAGAATCGAGGACAGGGCACGCTGCTGCCCGAGCTCTTGGACGACTACGTTGCCGAGGACAACCCGGTACGCGTGGTCGATGTCTTCGTTGAAGAGCTGGACCTTGGCGGGCTTGGATTCAAAGGTGTGCAGCCTGCGAAAACGGGGCGGCCCGCTTACCACCCGGCCGTGCTTCTGAAGCTTTACATTTACGGCTATCTCAATCGTATCCAGTCGAGCCGGCGACTCGAACGTGAAGCCCAGCGTAACGTCGAATTGATGTGGCTGACACAGCGCCTGAGGCCCGACTTCAAGACGATAGCGAACTTCCGCAAGGACAACGGCAAGGCCATTCGCAATGTCTGCCGCCAGTTCGTTGTGTTGTGCCAGCAGCTGGATTTGTTTTCGGACGCGGTGGTCGCGATCGACGGCAGCAAGTTCAAGGCCGTCAACAGCAGCGACCGCAACTTCACTGGCGCAAAGCTCAAGCGCAGGATGGAGGAGATCGAGGCCAACATCACTCGCTATCTGGCAGAGCTCGACACGGCCGACCGGCAGGAACCTGCTGCCATACAAGCGAAAACTGTCCGTCTCAACGACAAGATCGCGTCGCTGAAGGAGCAGATGACCAAGCTCCGCGAAATCGAAGCGAAGCTGGAAGAGACAGGGGAAACGCAGATTTCGCTGACCGATCCGGACGCTCGCTCGATGATGACACGGGGCAGCGGCATCGTCGGCTACAACGTCCAAACCGCAGTCGACACCCGGCATCATTTGATCGTCGAACACGACGTGACAAACAACGGTAGCGATCGCGATCAACTGTCCGGGATGGCCAAGAAGGCGCGCACAGTCATCGGCACACCGATACTGACCGCGATTGCCGACCGTGGTTACTTCAAGGGTGAGGAAATCCTTGCGTGTCACGAGGCCGGAATCTTCGCCCTGGTGCCACCGACGAAGACCTCGGGCGCCAAGGCCGACGGGCGATTCGACAAGGCTGACTTCATTTATGATCCGCACAAGAACGAGTACCGTTGTCCGGCAGGTGAGGCACTGATCTGGCGTTTTGCGACTGTCGAGAAAGGCATGACAAACCACCGGTACTGGAGCTCGAATTGCCAGGGGTGCCCGCTCAAGGAAAAATGCACGCCGAGCCCGAATAGACGTGTAACGCGATGGGAGCACCAGACCGTACTTGACGATATGCAGACGCGTCTCGAACAAAGCCCCGACGCCATGCGAATTCGGCGCTCCACGGTCGAGCATCCATACGGAACGATCAAAGCGTGGATGGGATCGACGCACTTCTTGACGAAGGGCCTTGAACGCGTGAAGACCGAGATGAGCCTGCACGTGCTTGCCTATAACCTCAAGCGATTGATGGCACTGCTCGGCATCGCCGCGATGATGGATGCGATCAGGGCGTATGCCCTTTTTCTGCGGCGATATGGCCCACTCCGGGCAATTATTTTGACCACCTTACCTGGAAGGCTGAGAAGCAGGTTTGGCGTGACTGGGGCTCTCGCCCCGTGCTAAAACCGGCTTCTCGCGGCCCCGATATTCTGCCTTTTGTTTTCACACAGCCTGGGCCGATTGCGGACGGTCGACTCAGCATAGCATGATGCCGAAGTGAAAAATCTCACCGACTGTCACGACAGGCAGCTACCGATCCAAACCGGTCTATCGGCACTTCGAAAGGTGCTGTTCAGTGTATTCGCGATGGACGTCGTGGACAGGGCTCAGCTCTTGGGGAAACTAATTCATGAATGAGGAATAAGGCCCGCTTCTTTAACAATTTCGCCTATCTCCTCGGGGTGCACTAGCACCTTCTGGTAGATCCAGGTGTAGTGATCGTGAGACCAGAAATCCAATACCGCTCTTGCTCTCAGCTCCCCCATTAGACCTTGATCTGCTCTGTATTCCAAATAGCAGACGATTAGGTGCTCATAGTTGCCATCCTGGTCTTCAGAGCCTTGAGGGTAGCCAAGCGGTATGCGCGGATACATCTTTTTGAGACGGAGAACTGCGGCTTTCGCCTCATGAGGATGAGTAGCGACGAACCAATGCAACTGTTCGTGAACGTATGTGGACAGCAGGAGGTCATCATCCTTCCGATGACGCGTATGAATAGTAAGGATGGGATGGCTATGCGGAATGGCATCTTCATCGACCACCACTTCTCTCGTAAAGGTCCACCTCGACATATCGTTAGCGTCAAGAAGGCGAGTGAGCTGATTTCTTGTCTCTGCTTCGCGAGGACCACCATGTGCCAACCGGATGGAGACATCTTCTGCGCACATTCCACGCTGTCCAGCGAGTAGACAAATCATCAAAAGAAAAGACTGAGCAAATCGCATTTTCGTGTATGAACTCATCTAAAACCCGTGAAGGAAAGGTAATGGAAGCTTGTGGCCCAGGCCGTGTAAAAACGCAGGCCCAGGTAAACGGAACCGGCCCAGTAAACGTTGAGTCAGTATCTCATCAATACGGATGCGACATGAAGCGCTTTATCGAAGGCGAGAATCGAGGACAGGGCACGCTGCTGCCCGAGCTCTTGGACGACTACGTTGCCGAGGACAACCCGGTACGCGTGGTCGATGTCTTCGTTGAAGAGCTGGACCTTGGCGGGCTTGGATTCAAAGGTGTGCAGCCTGCGAAAACGGGGCGGCCCGCTTACCACCCGGCCGTGCTTCTGAAGCTTTACATTTACGGCTATCTCAATCGTATCCAGTCGAGCCGGCGACTCGAACGTGAAGCCCAGCGTAACGTCGAATTGATGTGGCTGACACAGCGCCTGAGGCCCGACTTCAAGACGATAGCGAACTTCCGCAAGGACAACGGCAAGGCCATTCGCAATGTCTGCCGCCAGTTCGTTGTGTTGTGCCAGCAGCTGGATTTGTTTTCGGACGCGGTGGTCGCGATCGACGGCAGCAAGTTCAAGGCCGTCAACAGCAGCGACCGCAACTTCACTGGCGCAAAGCTCAAGCGCAGGATGGAGGAGATCGAGGCCAACATCACTCGCTATCTGGCAGAGCTCGACACGGCCGACCGGCAGGAACCTGCTGCCATACAAGCGAAAACTGTCCGTCTCAACGACAAGATCGCGTCGCTGAAGGAGCAGATGACCAAGCTCCGCGAAATCGAAGCGAAGCTGGAAGAGACAGGGGAAACGCAGATTTCGCTGACCGATCCGGACGCTCGCTCGATGATGACACGGGGCAGCGGCATCGTCGGCTACAACGTCCAAACCGCAGTCGACACCCGGCATCATTTGATCGTCGAACACGACGTGACAAACAACGGTAGCGATCGCGATCAACTGTCCGGGATGGCCAAGAAGGCGCGCACAGTCATCGGCACACCGATACTGACCGCGATTGCCGACCGTGGTTACTTCAAGGGTGAGGAAATCCTTGCGTGTCACGAGGCCGGAATCTTCGCCCTGGTGCCACCGACGAAGACCTCGGGCGCCAAGGCCGACGGGCGATTCGACAAGGCTGACTTCATTTATGATCCGCACAAGAACGAGTACCGTTGTCCGGCAGGTGAGGCACTGATCTGGCGTTTTGCGACTGTCGAGAAAGGCATGACAAACCACCGGTACTGGAGCTCGAATTGCCAGGGGTGCCCGCTCAAGGAAAAATGCACGCCGAGCCCGAATAGACGTGTAACGCGATGGGAGCACCAGACCGTACTTGACGATATGCAGACGCGTCTCGAACAAAGCCCCGACGCCATGCGAATTCGGCGCTCCACGGTCGAGCATCCATACGGAACGATCAAAGCGTGGATGGGATCGACGCACTTCTTGACGAAGGGCCTTGAACGCGTGAAGACCGAGATGAGCCTGCACGTGCTTGCCTATAACCTCAAGCGATTGATGGCACTGCTCGGCATCGCCGCGATGATGGATGCGATCAGGGCGTATGCCCTTTTTCTGCGGCGATATGGCCCACTCCGGGCAATTATTTTGACCACCTTACCTGGAAGGCTGAGAAGCAGGTTTGGCGTGACTGGGGCTCTCGCCCCGTGCTAAAACCGGCTTCTCGCGGCCCCGATATTCTGCCTTTTGTTTTCACACAGCCTGGGCCGATTGCAGACGGTCCGGTCAGCGTAGCAGGTTGCCCACGTGAAAAGTCTCTCCGACTGTCACGAACTTCCGCTTCCGACCCGTTGCGGACGTTGAGAAGTCCGTCAGTGACCGTCTTTTTCGTACCGAGGACCTATGCGAGGGTGTAAATAATATTGTGTAAACGGTCATTTGGCAGGACACTGCCGCCATTAGGAGAAACGATGACCGTTGTAAAGCGTAACAAGCGGGCCAAGCCCGATCCGGAACTGCTCAAACTTGCCGACGGCCTGCTGGCAAACTACCAGAAGCCCGAGGACCTGATCGGCGAAAATGGGCTGCTCAAGCAGCTCACCAAGATGCTGGTCGAGCGCGCGCTGGAAGTCGAGATGACCGACCACCTGGGCCACGACAAAAGCGGCGAGGTGACCAACAGCACTGCCAACACCCGCAACGGCCATAGCATCAAGACGCTCAAGGGCGATTTCGGCGCGCTGCCGCTTGACGTTCCTCGCGACCGCCAGGGCACGTTCGAGCCGCAGATCGTCGTCAAGCATCAGACACGCTGGACCGGCTTCGACGACAAAATCATCTCGCTCTACGCGCGTGGCCTGAGCGTGCGGGAGATCCAAAGCCATCTGGAAGAGATGTACGGCACCGAGGTGTCACCGACCCTCATTTCCAACGTCACGGACGCTGTCAGCGAGGATGTGAAGCTCTGGCAGGCCCGCCCGCTCGACGCCGTGTACCCGATCCTCTATCTCGACTGCATTCACGTCAAGGTGCGCGACAACGGCGCGGTGCGTACCAAGGCGGTCTACCTGGCCATCGGCGTCAACATGGATGGCCACAAGGAGGTGCTGGGCCTGTGGATCTCCCAAACTGAAGGCGCGAAGTTCTGGCTGCAGGTCGTGACCGAGCTAAAAAATCGTGGCGTGCAGGACATATTCATCGCCTGCGTCGACGGCCTGAAAGGCTTCCCGGACGCCATCGAGGCGGTCTACCCGCAGACCTCGGTTCAGCTGTGCATCGTTCACATGGTGCGCAACAGCCTGAATTTCGTGCCCTGGAAAGCGCAGAAGGAAGTCGCCGCCGATCTGAAGTTGATTTACAGTGCAGCCACTACCGACGAGGCTGAACTCAGGCTTGCCGAATTCGAAGATAAATGGGATAAACAGTATAAACCGATAGGTCAGTCCTGGCGCCGTAACTGGGCGCGCGTCATACCGTTCTTCGACTACCCGCCGGAAATCCGAAAGGTGATATACACCACGAACGCTATTGAATCGATTAACATGAGCCTGCGAAAAGTGACCAAGGCCCGCAGTTCCTTTCCGACCGATGAAGCTGTCAGCAAGCTGTTTTATCTTGCCCTGAACAACATCAGCAAGAAGTGGACGATGCCGATACGGGACTGGAAAGCTGCGTTAAACCGCTTCGCCATCCAGTTTGAAGACCGGGTGCCGCAGACTTAAACGAAGAATCGTTTACACAGAATCTGGTACACCCCCACCTATGCCGGTACCAGTCTCCACTAATCTCGACGTCAGCACCCATCCAGAAACGTCATTCCCTTTAGCGTCCCAGTACACAACCTCCGTGAATTTCGTTACGTCGGCATACGCTTGAACTTCGTCATTCGGAATAACGAAAATACCTTTCATCGGACAGGACTCACTTGGAGCGCTATAGAAGAGTGCGCGGCCGCTCCCCACTACTTTCCTTCCAGATGAGTACCCCGGAATTCGCGCTTTCGTCTTTTCTGCCTGTGCTGCTACGTTGTTACACGTCTTGCTGCTTGCGGCAAGAACATCA
This genomic stretch from Massilia putida harbors:
- a CDS encoding polysaccharide lyase family 8 super-sandwich domain-containing protein, giving the protein MPTRIPLLLLAVALSACGGTAQEHASTGAQLSMSGGGHLEAATTDEYDTLRAKWSLQLTGGSAVNTADPDIAAQIATITSTAQGYWDTLQTASGRTYLWSDLATWTKSTTVTQTYSRLLAMALAYSTTGSSLQGNASLGAAILSGLDWMNANHYGSGIAKFDNWWDWEIGSPQALNDITVLMYGQLSATQIANHVAAIDYYVPDPTKRTGTTIVETGANRLDKASVVALRGVIGKSATKIAQGRDAISQALLYVTSGDGFYADGSFIQHTNVAYTGSYGLVLMSDIARLYYLLNGSTWAVTDANAGNVYDWYANGYKPVVYQGAVMDAVRGRAISRQASTDHDAGRSLTVSLARLAKGAPAANAAAINSTVKHWMQRDTTFANYYAGLGLYDITNLKGILADSTITPDPEQIQTHVFASMDRALHSYAGYSSMVSLFSTRIAAFEYGNGENIKGWWTGAGMTYVYNNDLKQFSGDYWPTVNQARLPGTTTDGSGSGTPVSFGNYPNTYNWAGGSEIDNLHATAGLQFSMSKVTGSTLQGKKSWFLFGDKIIALGSGIANTDGRTVETIVENRKLTAAGDNALTINGLSMPTTSGWSATTTSVQWAHLAGNVSGADIGYWFPSPVNLSGLRETRSGSWQQINTGGPATTVTNSFLSLALNHGAGPTSASYAYVILPNYTAARTASFAASPTVAILENSVDAHAARDTAAGVTGVNFWNDAAKTVNDAGGAYLTSNRKASVTVRDTGSELHIGVADPTQANTGTIDLELNRSAWQVISKDPAVTVTQLYPTIKLTVNVNASAGRSYAVQLAEGTTVALSPVADSYVQDGASAGTNFGTSNTLVVKNDGVGYARQAALKFDVSGITGTIAGATLAMVPTSVGAANTFSNRVSVLASTAWTETGLTWNTMPAVSSVLGTWVVGAAGQALMLDVTPAVTAAAGGDKLVSLKVDSPTNVGANGWVNYGSREATAANQPVLYVVYH
- a CDS encoding VOC family protein, coding for MNKQIIFNLPVKDLDKSKAFFAALGFGFNPAYSNGNAAFMDVVDGTLHVMLMTEAFFSSFTNRPVVQAKEANEVIICLSCESRGEVDSLIAKATAAGARIPHPPEDHGFMYDQGFEDLDGHLWNLVWMAPKA
- a CDS encoding MBL fold metallo-hydrolase: MAALAVSRILHAGYVFACDGTRIAFDTIFENPFSRNCHAFPDVRFDAARIRQQRFDAVFISHFHDDHCSLESLDLLDRATPLYIYCLFDELFDMVRQLGFTRVHALRLDEAVDIGPFQVVPREPMDADVDSMFQIRAAGLNVLNVVDSWIDDAALARLVAEKPWDLVLWPFQTMREIEVLAPSRAAPAPPALPEDALVQLQALAPRYVVPSSCQFALEPWSWYNRAFFPISYAQFAQEVEAALPQARVVRMNPSASMRLDAGGLHPAPPLDWVIPAGDQDVDYVYEGNADAPSTSAIARHFPALTAAQWTRVLDYCRTGLPETYAGLDDAGEYFDTPRVWQLSVYDHAGDVTRFRYRLEPGGATHGGDDGGPLGWTTDIPAAKLYAALALGESLTSMYMRINDAVFDAGTERDLADADVVDDPLIRCLFSDSFGAYQRAQLRRLLALTD
- a CDS encoding PEP-CTERM sorting domain-containing protein, encoding MSIASKFAAVGILSGACLAAQATPVTYIGGDNNVSSLAQMVNSTAAEAAFLAAAGSLNTVDFESPVPATISITGGTTTDNSGCGALCGFNTTAGGSFFRSLFGGSVTFTFSNPVDAFGFYVTGLQTDLVPQQTIVYTDGSSTTQTINVPSATNGGSAFIGFIDSGSLISSVIFNATNDIVAFDDLRYGHAQATPGGPGNNVPEPASLALIGLGFAGLASARRHKK
- a CDS encoding IS256 family transposase; amino-acid sequence: MTVVKRNKRAKPDPELLKLADGLLANYQKPEDLIGENGLLKQLTKMLVERALEVEMTDHLGHDKSGEVTNSTANTRNGHSIKTLKGDFGALPLDVPRDRQGTFEPQIVVKHQTRWTGFDDKIISLYARGLSVREIQSHLEEMYGTEVSPTLISNVTDAVSEDVKLWQARPLDAVYPILYLDCIHVKVRDNGAVRTKAVYLAIGVNMDGHKEVLGLWISQTEGAKFWLQVVTELKNRGVQDIFIACVDGLKGFPDAIEAVYPQTSVQLCIVHMVRNSLNFVPWKAQKEVAADLKLIYSAATTDEAELRLAEFEDKWDKQYKPIGQSWRRNWARVIPFFDYPPEIRKVIYTTNAIESINMSLRKVTKARSSFPTDEAVSKLFYLALNNISKKWTMPIRDWKAALNRFAIQFEDRVPQT